Proteins from a single region of Gemmatirosa kalamazoonensis:
- a CDS encoding LpqB family beta-propeller domain-containing protein: protein MSRPHPTSVSRRRPLPLVAALLVAACQDPTTPSLTPARPSAGLSPQPCTSYLCPSPYANHALFTRPLPTFLVGNTLYVLPNVHDLAPNGTIVKLAVGDDAEWDAQRKRIAYAGLVRFDPPAVPATTYVHRIFVMNAGGSGQTEITFSGDPNVVDRSPTWSPDGTRIAFVSSRDGHDHLYVMNADGSGLTQLTFDIASPTGGPSPDEDPAWSPDGTRIAYAHLQNGVFAIRTIAPDGTGSTTVQSSAGDLRHPSWNPDGVRLAFDIPAVSYCDLRVENLATNTTANVSLAALAGLDHCAYVRWSPDGAYLLFTAGSAGYGPRLFRVRASDGAFLTPLTDGTGYGDHDTAWR, encoded by the coding sequence ATGTCCCGCCCGCACCCGACGTCCGTCAGCCGCCGCCGCCCGCTCCCGCTCGTCGCCGCGCTGCTCGTCGCCGCCTGCCAGGACCCGACCACGCCGTCGCTCACGCCGGCCCGCCCGTCGGCGGGTCTGAGCCCGCAGCCGTGCACCTCGTACCTCTGCCCGTCGCCGTACGCGAACCACGCGCTGTTCACCCGGCCGCTGCCCACGTTCCTCGTCGGCAACACGCTGTACGTGCTGCCGAACGTGCACGACCTCGCGCCGAACGGCACCATCGTGAAGCTCGCCGTCGGCGACGATGCGGAGTGGGACGCGCAGCGGAAGCGCATCGCCTACGCCGGCCTCGTGCGGTTCGATCCGCCGGCGGTGCCGGCCACCACGTACGTCCACCGGATCTTCGTCATGAATGCCGGCGGGTCGGGCCAGACGGAGATCACGTTCAGCGGCGACCCGAACGTGGTCGACCGCTCGCCCACCTGGTCGCCCGACGGGACGCGGATCGCGTTCGTCAGCAGCCGCGACGGGCACGACCACCTGTACGTCATGAACGCCGACGGCTCGGGGCTGACGCAGCTCACGTTCGACATCGCGTCGCCGACGGGTGGGCCGAGCCCCGACGAGGACCCGGCGTGGTCCCCCGACGGGACGCGGATCGCGTACGCGCACCTCCAGAACGGCGTCTTCGCCATTCGCACCATCGCCCCCGACGGCACCGGATCGACGACCGTCCAGTCCTCCGCAGGCGACCTCCGGCACCCGTCGTGGAACCCGGACGGCGTGCGGCTGGCGTTCGACATCCCGGCGGTGAGCTACTGCGACCTCCGCGTGGAGAACCTGGCCACGAACACGACGGCGAACGTGTCGCTCGCGGCGCTCGCGGGGCTCGACCACTGCGCCTACGTCCGCTGGTCGCCGGACGGGGCGTACCTGCTCTTCACCGCCGGGAGCGCCGGCTACGGTCCCCGCCTGTTCCGGGTCCGCGCGAGCGACGGCGCGTTCCTCACCCCGCTCACCGACGGGACGGGGTACGGCGACCACGACACCGCGTGGCGCTAG
- a CDS encoding GNAT family N-acetyltransferase, which produces MSSSPPDIREIDPSERERVIPILLLAEPSERSLRWSLDHLSDAVYAMSRDGRPVGAATVRWAGDPCEIVELGVAESEQGQGLGKRFVAWLLDEARRRGKRAMEVGTPNASLDNIAFYQRIGSHRYARSASSANSS; this is translated from the coding sequence ATGTCGTCGTCGCCGCCCGACATCCGGGAGATCGATCCGTCCGAGCGCGAGCGCGTGATCCCGATCCTGCTGCTGGCCGAGCCGTCGGAGCGGTCGCTGCGATGGAGCCTCGACCACCTGAGCGATGCCGTGTACGCGATGTCGCGCGACGGCCGTCCGGTCGGCGCGGCGACGGTGCGGTGGGCGGGCGACCCGTGCGAGATCGTCGAGCTGGGCGTGGCCGAGTCGGAGCAGGGGCAGGGGCTCGGCAAGCGGTTCGTCGCATGGCTGCTCGACGAGGCGCGGCGGCGCGGCAAGCGGGCGATGGAGGTCGGCACGCCTAACGCGAGCCTCGACAACATCGCGTTCTACCAGAGAATCGGATCCCACCGCTACGCCCGAAGCGCATCGTCGGCTAACTCCTCGTGA